TTAAAACCTACACAGTAACTTATGTTACACAAAAAATTTAGTTTGTTTTCTTATAACTCCAAACAGCTAAACCATTCATAATTAAAGCATAAAAAAAAGTTTTCATTAATTGCGGAAAAATATCTGTAAAACCAGAACCTTTTAACATGACCATACGCATTACTTCAACAAAATATTTTATAGGGTTAAATTCAGTAACCACTTGAGCCCATTTTGGCATACTTTCAATAGGAGTAAACAAGCCGCTCATTAAAATAAAAATAACAGTAAAAAACCACGCAATAAACATTGCTTGTTGCTGTGTGTCTGTAAAATTAGAAATGAATAGCCCAATGCCTAAAATTACTAAAATATAAATAGACGTGTATAAGTACATCAGTGGCAAACTACCAATCATAGGAACGTTAAAAATAACTTTTGCTAAAGTTAAACCCACCGTTAATAACCCCATACCGATTACCCAAAACGGAAAAAGTTTCCCAATTATAAACTGACTTTTTTTAATTGGAGTTACATTTATTTGCTCTAAAGTACCTATCTCTTTTTCACGAACAACATTCATTCCTGATAAAAACAACGTTATCATTGTTACTAATAAAACAAGGATTCCTGGAACCATAAATGTTTTGTAGTTTAATGTTTTATTATACCAAAATAAAGGAATGGTTTCTATGATAGTAGGTTG
The nucleotide sequence above comes from Polaribacter butkevichii. Encoded proteins:
- a CDS encoding ABC transporter permease, with the translated sequence MKTILYIIQKEFKQIFRNKGMLPIIFVLPLLQLVILSNAATFEVKNIKFGYIDNDHTSTSRALIEKFNASTYFNVLTDFPSEALASSAMLKGDVDVLLQIPHYFERNLQKEKYNKLGVTLNAIDGAAAGVENVYVTQVVQRFNQHLKIELIQTSDQQIQPTIIETIPLFWYNKTLNYKTFMVPGILVLLVTMITLFLSGMNVVREKEIGTLEQINVTPIKKSQFIIGKLFPFWVIGMGLLTVGLTLAKVIFNVPMIGSLPLMYLYTSIYILVILGIGLFISNFTDTQQQAMFIAWFFTVIFILMSGLFTPIESMPKWAQVVTEFNPIKYFVEVMRMVMLKGSGFTDIFPQLMKTFFYALIMNGLAVWSYKKTN